One part of the Alosa alosa isolate M-15738 ecotype Scorff River chromosome 4, AALO_Geno_1.1, whole genome shotgun sequence genome encodes these proteins:
- the si:ch73-181d5.4 gene encoding death-inducer obliterator 1 isoform X1 has protein sequence MEDGQDGPSTERTKTWGFRRTTIARREFLEEVGDLMEDSKPVPCRRGARQPRGRGRGRAKQATETTPTPTSKRGRGSRKSSPNAFLASVSAETTTEANSEVAGLHASEMCEAGAVKTVPTENHPLSEGTTDSEEISLHEYAERLKRRKLLEDKKTAAKAEAEAKSKANGAKMIEVIQIETSTEEEEVAIRQTGKPSARSLVSAGSLHPVCANNEDGMLVKRSQKPARGVHKSASKFPDTEDEEGERKENETEGQGSPEECESEDTDPDAVYCICRQKHNKRFMICCDRCEEWFHGDCVGISEKRGRLMEMNREDYICPNCSPCASPVPVQTVQTALSATGMSSSSESLMSSACEDRPSEDKGIKGKIRKASSEGTKKKIKLFHPGVTSAVVEEEQVLPKCIGPGCIKSALPDSVYCGHECILRHAAVTMKSLSEQKTPKLEPLPPQAHPTPKALSKPTILSALKAQMKPLLGKVARKRSSGGQQREVEDHGAVKEKEAAVLPSTQTEAVRAQQASTIDSSVFYKSNKKTAQNVDSKTERDDLGRSKSPSEVTVKPGHTASPPANRTIQADFNLLPLNSKPTVQLASDSDLTTSRQQPTAAHSISKSLLPKKSPEQSPPSTSSSPTSVPVTASGSQQGPQVPQMPSEQKLKPNIQIRLNIRRSLTEILWKRVNDSDDLALSESEVGNLAVNIEKAIYNMYLSTDGKYKNKYRLIMFNLKDPKNKVLFYQVIKGEISPSKLTRLSQDELQAREPSSPNVSVPPEAHQSSPEMRQIKQDVKEESPPSGVTEKTTQLSSVAACKSEDSPPPSTPSQYHGIKLNQPTKMPSVPDFISSMLKDTTSEHKTHLFDLKCRICTGQISADDIDEPGAKRLKKSEPEEKQETSHKERPPKMSRGTERRTAPIVPRVKSPVMESPASPVPEDIPDAGEESSDFTPIVIPEVSIVSITRQDPRTAGFRPAVKPSVHQPPIAPSPPTTPVISAPKPVKPPLPPPPPVVPKSILMKPTGSSVRLYSTSRTPTSAVSSQPPPDKDTRHFLLKQETIWKGFLNMQTVAKFVTKGYLVSGSSKYLNEDIPDTIHIGGRILPQTVWEYVERVKASPSKDLCLIRFQPATDEEEVAYVSLFSYFNSRRRFGVVSNHCTYIKDFYLIPLGAHESVPSLLLPLEGPGFEQKRPNLLLGLAVCQKPKPPEALKEEANETRVKTLIASESSDGGFPTAKSAIPSAKPNDWQPYDPEIPISTTPPGSPDSSSSGSVSSPSDLAHTVLSIIKAPTAASSKPISNSDPSVSADKNPLQTILKTLFGRKEEPSANVMASPKQSSSVDIKSPAPNTAEVDLIVQKYGHISTDRPIENIEISKDDDRPYDPEEEYEPEVEYDPEVEYGMLNQTSTIPMMKKIDNDDDRPYDPEEYDPAMGYDNPISPVKTFENKTVAQQPTIEDDVAYDPEDSTFFEEMQADLAGNSVGASGTVVSEQQRMLLELNKQIEEQKRQLEEQEEELSRQRAAAGMSMAHFSVSDALLSPPRTSYLANCDLLQLAEKQTIDTVDRPVINQRRDPRQKRESRCVDNKPVESEHGSKNTPLGSSKSEAIQPEKHPLTTDIQTAKQGTPVSTENKTSTEKTKTKMSSTEKVDEIVGKRGKRGVKEFTKTDTHTKANSLKTETRAQSGDAPRHSHRSGCKSRRKSPRDSKDVSPRKRQRSSDSHEVKPSQPSPVSIKQSENDKHHDREQFEHRGSNISLSKQTSRGQPRWEGRREFGTISDVAQRGASFSAPEDKFKERGSGQNTRPRGPPSRQFSDPDCQSQHTFDRPFHSNQYDGPHPPMYHPGPRGPFGQPPQGLFENRGPRPPGSGPPGPPIRQFNVSHGPRMLNVDAPWRSNNNSDFNDCHSFHDDDKPAPPHMFRENHGDFSFGGAPTEQPEMHRGGDLEWDKQRTHFTPNRFDQQPRRNTPERVGPGFCGSGPSDNYRNREIIKNRSASFPGPPDMSLDPRAPLHRFPKSGSPQHEQTFEEQSPHHFDHHSPRDCPPFPRPRDPASGPFLGNKGQPSLCSDKPDHQSNALPRRHSGPLLPTPPGGPTGPFNPTMQHPPQSLENPWPPQNPPGRTGFDRETSGSDNAKNPRENKDPSPYHSHENARDRSEERRMSDGSLPRQRDRRLWPREQAWKRSLSRGRGVDKGKGGESGESDGETRRLKGGQDRDYAKRARIRNRHQDRERDSHSSSQEDRNQSCHERTGRRGQNDGGFKGFGRKGSRGRERNR, from the exons ATGGAGGACGGTCAGGACGGGCCGAGTACAGAACGCACTAAGACCTGGGGTTTTCGGCGCACCACTATCGCCCGTCGGGAGTTCCTGGAAGAGGTTGGAGACCTTATGGAAGACTCCAAACCAGTGCCCTGTCGCCGTGGTGCTCGCCAGCcaaggggcaggggcaggggccgGGCCAAGCAAGCCACTGAGACCACCCCAACACCGACGAGTAAGCGGGGCAGGGGGAGCAGGAAGAGTTCCCCTAATGCCTTTCTCGCGTCTGTCAGCGCTGAGACCACTACTGAGGCAAACAGTGAGGTTGCAGGCTTACATGCATCAGAAATGTGTGAAGCTGGGGCTGTAAAGACAGTGCCTACAGAGAACCACCCTTTGAGTGAGGGTACAACAGACAGTGAGGAGATAAGTCTGCATGAGTACGCAGAGAGGCTTAAAAGACGCAAGCTGCTGGAGGACAAAAAGACTGCTGCTAAGGCAGAAGCAGAAGCAAAATCCAAAGCAAATGGTGCAAAAATGATAGAGGTTATACAGATTGAGACGtcaacagaggaggaggaagtagcCATTAGACAAACAGGTAAGCCGTCAGCAAGGTCTTTGGTCAGTGCTGGATCGTTACACCCTGTCTGTGCAAACAACGAAGATGGTATGCTGGTCAAAAGGAGCCAGAAACCAGCCAGAGGTGTGCACAAATCTGCTTCCAAGTTTCCAGACactgaggatgaggagggagagaggaaggagaatgaAACGGAGGGACAAGGATCACCAGAAGAATGTGAGAGTGAGGACACTGACCCAGATGCTGTGTATTGCATCTGTCGACAGAAACATAACAAAAG GTTTATGATCTGCTGTGATCGCTGTGAAGAGTGGTTTCATGGTGACTGTGTCGGCATCTCGGAGAAGCGTGGGCGGCTCATGGAGATGAACAGGGAGGACTACATCTGCCCAAACTGTAGCCCCTGCGCAAGTCCTGTACCTGTCCAGACAGTGCAGACTGCCCTCTCTGCTACTGGGATGAGTTCTTCCTCTGAGAGTCTCATGTCATCTGCTTGTGAAGATAGACCCAGTGAAGATAAAGGCATCAAAGGAAAAATTAGAAAAGCTAGCAGCGAAGGAACAAAGAAGAAAATTAAATTATTCCATCCG GGAGTGACGAGTGCTGTTGTGGAGGAGGAACAGGTTCTCCCAAAATGCATTGGGCCAGGCTGTATTAAGAGTGCTCTACCTGACTCTGTGTACTGCGGCCATGAATGCATCCTCCGACATGCTGCGGTAACCATGAAGTCTCTTTCTGAGCAAAAAACACCCAAGCTGGAGCCTCTACCACCACAGGCTCACCCCACACCAAAAGCACTCAGTAAACCAACCATTCTCTCAGCACTGAAG GCGCAGATGAAGCCTCTTCTCGGGAAGGTGGCCAGGAAGAGGTCATCTGGAGGACAGcaaagagaggtggaggatCATGGTGCAGTTAAGGAGAAAGAGGCTGCTGTGCTGCCCAGCACCCAAACTGAGGCAGTGAGGGCACAGCAGGCTTCTACCATAGACTCGTCAGTTTTTTACAAGTCCA ATAAAAAAACAGCTCAGAATGTAGACAGTAAAACAGAAAGAGATGACCTTGGGAGATCCAAATCACCCTCAGAGGTGACGGTCAAACCAGGACACACCGCATCTCCACCTGCAAACCGGACCATACAGGCAGATTTCAATCTGCTGCCTCTGAATTCCAAACCAACAGTACAGTTGGCTTCAGACTCTGACTTGACCACGTCCAGACAACAACCTACGGCTGCACATAGCATCAGCAAGTCTCTACTGCCCAAAAAATCACCTGAACAGTCACCTCCCTCCACATCCTCCTCCCCTACATCTGTCCCAGTCACAGCCTCCGGGTCTCAGCAGGGACCTCAGGTCCCCCAAATGCCGTCAGAGCAAAAGTTGAAGCCTAACATCCAGATCAGGCTAAATATCCGCCGCTCCCTCACTGAGATTCTCTGGAAAAG GGTAAATGACAGTGATGATTTAGCATTGTCAGAAAGTGAAGTTGGGAATTTGGCCGTGAACATTGAGAAGGCGATATACAACATGTACCTTTCAACTGATGGTAAATACAAGAACAAGTACAGGTTGATCATGTTCAACCTGAAAGATCCCAAAAATAAG gTGCTGTTCTATCAGGTGATCAAAGGAGAAATCTCACCATCAAAGCTAACCAGACTAAGTCAAGATGAGTTACAGGCCAGGGAACCATCATCTCCAAACGTCAGTGTACCGCCTGAG GCTCACCAGAGCAGTCCTGAGATGAGGCAGATAAAGCAAGATGTGAAAGAGGAGTCGCCCCCTAGTGGTGTAACAGAGAAAACCACACAATTGTCTTCTGTAGCAGCATGCAAGTCAGAGGACTCACCACCGCCCTCCACACCCTCT CAGTATCATGGAATCAAGCTAAATCAACCAACCAAAATGCCGTCAGTTCCAGACTTCATCAGCAGTATGCTGAAGGATACAACATCAGAGCACAAAACCCATCTCTTTGATCTGAAGTGCAGGATATGCACAG GTCAGATATCAgctgatgatattgatgagccTGGAGCTAAGAGGCTGAAGAAATCTGAACCAGAGGAGAAGCAGGAGACATCACACAAGGAGAGGCCTCCTAAGATGAGCCGTGGCACAGAGAGAAGGACAGCACCCATCGTGCCACGTGTCAAATCGCCAGTTATGGAATCTCCAGCGTCCCCTGTGCCAGAGGACATTCCAGACGCTGGGGAGGAGTCGTCAGACTTCACCCCCATTGTTATACCTGAGGTGTCCATTGTGTCCATCACCAGACAGGATCCGCGCACTGCTGGATTCCGTCCTGCTGTTAAACCCAGCGTACACCAACCACCAATCGCTCCATCCCCACCCACCACACCTGTAATCAGTGCGCCCAAACCAGTCAAACCACCACTTCCTCCACCGCCACCTGTTGTCCCGAAATCTATCCTGATGAAACCCACTGGATCATCTGTCAGATTGTACTCTACATCCCGGACACCCACAAG CGCGGTGTCTTCTCAACCTCCTCCGGACAAGGACACACGTCATTTTCTACTAAAGCAGGAGACTATATGGAAAGGATTTCTGAACATGCAAACAGTTGCTAAATTTGTCACAAAGGGTTACCTGGTTTCAGGATCCTCAAAATACCTGAATGAG GACATACCTGACACTATTCACATCGGGGGTCGGATATTGCCTCAAACAGTGTGGGAGTATGTGGAGAGAGTAAAGGCATCTCCCTCTAAA GATTTGTGTTTGATCCGTTTCCAACCAGCGACGGATGAGGAGGAAGTGGCATATGTGTCTCTTTTTTCGTATTTCAACAGTCGCAGGCGTTTTGGTGTGGTTTCCAACCACTGCACGTACATCAAGGACTTCTACCTCATTCCTCTTGGAGCTCATGAATCTGTCCCCTCACTACTTCTGCCACTTGAGGGACCAG GTTTTGAGCAGAAGCGTCCAAATCTGCTGCTTGGCCTGGCTGTATGTCAGAAACCAAAGCCACCTGAGGCTTTGAAAGAAGAGGCTAATGAAACGAGAGTTAAAACACTGATTGCTTCAGAATCGTCTGATGGTGGTTTTCCTACTGCAAAATCAGCCATCCCTAGTGCGAAACCGAATGACTGGCAACCCTATGATCCGGAGATCCCAATTAGCACAACGCCCCCTGGATCTCCAGACTCCTCCTCCTCAGGTTCTGTGTCATCTCCGTCTGATTTAGCCCATACTGTCCTGTCCATCATTAAAGCACCTACTGCTGCCAGCTCTAAACCAATAAGTAACTCAGATCCCTCTGTATCAGCTGACAAAAATCCCCTGCAAACCATTCTTAAAACTTTGTTTGGAAGGAAGGAGGAACCTTCTGCCAATGTAATGGCCTCACCTAAACAAAGCTCCTCAGTTGACATCAAATCCCCAGCCCCAAATACTGCAGAGGTTGATCTGATTGTTCAAAAGTATGGACATATTTCCACAGATAGACCAATAGAGAATATTGAGATAAGCAAAGATGATGATAGACCATATGATCCAGAAGAAGAGTATGAGCCAGAAGTTGAGTATGATCCAGAAGTTGAGTATGGGATGTTAAATCAGACCAGCACAATCCCAATGATGAAGAAGatagataatgatgatgatcgACCTTATGACCCAGAGGAGTATGATCCAGCAATGGGTTATGATAACCCCATAAGTCCAGtcaaaacatttgaaaataaaacTGTTGCACAGCAGCCCACAATCGAGGATGATGTTGCCTATGACCCAGAGGACAGCACTTTCTTTGAAGAGATGCAAGCTGACCTTGCTGGAAATTCAGTTGGAGCCAGTGGCACAGTAGTATCTGAACAGCAGAGAATGCTGCTGGAATTGAACAAGCAGATTGAGGAGCAAAAACGTCAGCTTGAGGAACAAGAAGAAGAATTGTCTCGGCAAAGAGCAGCAGCAGGGATGTCAATGGCTCACTTTTCTGTCTCAGATGCTTTACTTTCTCCTCCTAGAACTTCCTATCTGGCAAACTGTGATTTGTTACAACTTGCAGAAAAGCAGACCATAGATACTGTTGATAGGCCAGTTATTAATCAGAGGAGGGACCCACGGCAGAAAAGAGAATCTAGGTGTGTAGATAATAAGCCAGTGGAGAGTGAGCATGGTAGCAAAAATACCCCTTTAGGATCATCAAAGTCAGAAGCCATTCAACCAGAGAAGCACCCATTAACGACTGATATACAGACAGCTAAACAAGGGACTCCAGTATCTACTGAGAACAAAACAAgcacagagaaaacaaaaacaaaaatgtcatcTACTGAGAAAGTAGATGAAATAGTTGGCAAACGTGGCAAACGTGGTGTTAAAGAGTTTACAaagacagatacacatacaaaagCAAATAGTCTCAAAACAGAGACACGAGCGCAATCTGGTGATGCTCCTCGTCATTCACATAGGTCTGGCTGTAAATCACGCCGAAAATCCCCAAGAGATAGTAAAGATGTGTCACCAAGGAAAAGGCAACGTTCAAGTGATAGTCATGAAGTCAAGCCCTCCCAACCATCACCAGTCAGTATCAAACAAAGTGAAAATGACAAGCATCATGACCGAGAACAGTTTGAGCACAGAGGTTCGAACATTTCATTGAGTAAACAAACAAGTAGAGGGCAACCGAGATGGGAAGGACGAAGAGAATTTGGGACAATTTCAGACGTGGCACAAAGAGGTGCCAGCTTTTCTGCCCCAGAGGATAAGTTCAAGGAACGAGGTTCCGGTCAAAACACAAGACCAAGAGGACCCCCTTCAAGACAGTTCAGTGACCCCGATTGTCAATCACAGCACACTTTCGATAGACCATTTCACTCAAACCAGTATGATGGTCCTCATCCACCAATGTATCACCCAGGACCAAGAGGACCATTTGGACAACCCCCTCAAGGACTGTTTGAAAACAGAGGCCCCAGACCTCCAGGATCTGGACCACCAGGGCCTCCTATCAGGCAGTTTAATGTCAGCCATGGTCCCAGGATGCTGAATGTTGATGCTCCATGGAGATCAAACAATAACAGTGACTTTAATGATTGTCACTCTTTTCATGATGATGACAAACCTGCTCCCCCACACATGTTCAGAGAAAATCATGGAGACTTTTCTTTCGGTGGTGCCCCCACTGAGCAACCTGAAATGCATAGGGGCGGAGATTTAGAATGGGACAAGCAGAGAACACATTTTACTCCAAACAGATTTGACCAGCAGCCTCGACGTAATACTCCAGAAAGGGTTGGGCCAGGGTTTTGCGGATCAGGCCCTAGTGACAACTACAGAAACAGAGAAATTATCAAGAATAGGAGTGCTTCTTTCCCTGGTCCCCCAGATATGTCTTTAGATCCAAGAGCACCTTTGCATCGTTTTCCAAAATCAGGTTCACCTCAACACGAACAAACCTTCGAAGAGCAAAGTCCTCATCATTTTGATCACCACAGCCCAAGAGACTGCCCCCCGTTTCCCAGACCAAGAGATCCCGCTTCAGGGCCATTTTTAGGGAATAAAGGCCAACCAAGCTTGTGCTCGGACAAGCCAGATCATCAGTCTAATGCACTGCCTCGACGACACTCTGGCCCTTTGCTACCGACCCCTCCAGGGGGTCCCACCGGACCATTTAATCCCACAATGCAACATCCTCCTCAAAGCCTAGAAAACCCTTGGCCACCACAAAACCCACCTGGAAGAACAGGTTTTGACAGAGAGACTTCTGGATCAGATAATGCAAAAAATCCCAGAGAGAATAAGGACCCCTCACCCTACCACTCACATGAAAACGCCAGAGATCGGtcagaagagaggaggatgtcTGATGGCAGCTTGcctagacagagagacaggaggcTGTGGCCTAGGGAGCAAGCCTGGAAAAGGTCTCTCTCTAGAGGGAGAGGGGTTGATAAGGGTAAAGGAGGAGAGTCAGGAGAGAGTGATGGTGAAACAAGGAGGCTAAAGGGTGGACAAGATCGAGATTACGCCAAGAGAGCGAGAATAAGAAACAGGCACCAGGACCGCGAAAGAGATTCTCACAGTAGTAGTCAAGAGGACAGGAACCAATCTTGTCATGAGAGAACAGGAAGGAGAGGACAAAACGATGGGGGGTTTAAAGGCTTTGGTAGAAAAGGGagcagaggtagagaaagaaatagataa